In Setaria viridis chromosome 5, Setaria_viridis_v4.0, whole genome shotgun sequence, the genomic stretch AggtggagccctaccaaacagggcctggtgtcatggggatgaaactgcCCTATCATATTTTCTCACAATAATCTTACCAAATCTACAAAATTATTGATATAGCATATAATTTAATACCCATAAAATTTTTTATATGAAACTCCATTGAGACTGTCCTTAGTAGTTATAAAAATGACTATGTTGCCACTAATTACTAATGTAGTTGTGATCGAAAGCCACGCAATCTGTTTGGTTCTCTAGATTCAgaatatatatgcatgcatagGAATTAGAAAAATAGTATCGATTGATTGGCTCCATACACATATCCATACGTTCATCTGTTACTGAttgaatgtttttttatttaGATGAGTGTCACTATAACCTAATTTTGCTTCTTTTGGGACAAAATTTGAATGCTAAAAAAATACTTATTTGGGGATGGAGTGAGTATGTATTCATGTATGAAAAATGTCTCCAGTTGTGAAAAGAGGCACCATCTCGTTAACGATGACGTGATTCTCATTGAATTAATTGTTCTAGGTTAGCCTGAATTTAGTTGTCGGGCCATCTTATCAGCATTTAAGAAATAGAATAAGCTAATTGATTTtgagattgacaaagtcacTGTAGACACCTAAGTCAAATCGTCTActatattaaaattaattattaaaataaattaaaaaaatgatcaAATACCTATACTAACTTAAGAACCTCAAACTTGGTGGATAGATTCCACCACAAGAAACCAAACCTACCTGCGCAATGCTCAATTCGCGACCATCTGATCAGGGATCAGCTATTATCATTGTGTTTGGGTGTGTCCCCGAAGTAACTAAATTATACTCTGACCGGCATTGTCCGAGTGTACGTGTGTGTCTCAGTGTGTGCCCCGTCCCACttctttgaaaaaaagaaaaagaaaagattttaTTAGTTAGTTATGATGACTTTATTAGAAACAAATATGTTTAACAAAAATCTGAACCTTTACCTAAAGCTACTATCTTCTTCCTTCAATTCATGTCTGGTCGAGAGAGAGTTCGTGAGCAAGACCTTATTTTCTAATCTCTGGGGCACCAAGAGGATTGAGCTTCCTCGGTTCCTCTCTGCTTCTGAGACTGTATGAGCTACAAGAGTACAAGAGTAGCACGTAAAACGTGCTCAACAGGTATCGCTGTTGGGCCCACCTATGCATTTTCATTTTGGTCCCCCAGCAGCAACTGTATGAGCTACAAGAGTACAAGAGTAGCACGTAAAACGTGCTCGACATGTATCGCTGTTGGGCCCACCTAtgcattttcatttttttttccccagCAGCAACCAGCCAGCATGGTTCCTGGGCCGAGAAGATAGACGGCCCTCATCCATAGCATTgtttttcacaaaaaaaaaaaaaaacaacccaCCAGCATTGTTGGTACTGGCTGGATGGGCTAATCCCTACCAATCGCTATCTGCCGTATCTTTACActtatttattttattgaatTATTAGTACCTACATAATGCATCTTTACCCGTTCTCAATTATATAACCCAGTACCGTAAAGTAAAACCTATCCGGCTGCTCTCGTGCACCTGCAAGATTTTCACATAGTTTGTGTCGTTTTCACCGTGTCATTGCACCACGGTTTTCTGGTGCAAGGAggggggttttttttttccctctgaCCAGGTGTCCATGCCAAGGACTGAAGGAGGTATGAATCGCCGGACAAAACATACAGATAAAATAATAGCCGCTTAGATTTAATTTATGTCACGTGCATGGGAAGAGAGGCACCCTCAACTCGATCGGTCTTGGCCTGATGCCTGAATGCGTCACTTTTATCATGTTCCATTGATGTTGTtgggaatatatatatatatatatatatatatatatatatatatatatatatatatatatatatatataagagcATGTGCTGCTGCTAGTGGACTGAAGATAATCCGAGGGTCGGGCTCAGCTCTGAACTCATGGCTCCGTACCTATACAAGACGAACCTATGCAAATATCTAAATTGCGCTGGGACGCACGGAGCTAAATATTTAAACTTGTTTCATATATATACACGGAGTATGTTTAAAAGGCTTTGACCTGGCCGTCCCTGCTAGCTTGTCAACGGCGCCGGCTGTGTAAAAATAATCAGATCTCTCGCTCAAACAAAGAGGCAACTGTGAACGCAGGAGGACGCGGATTTGAGCCTCGACTGACGTCGATCGATGACCGATGCACGCTATACCTGTGGAATAGCATGCACGACATGTCGCCCATGCCACCGtcgtactctctccgttccaaattataaattattttaatttctttagttataggttattttaatttctttagttccataacaaattaaaaaaaattaaaataatctataatttgaaatggacaGAGTGTAATCTAACTTATTTAATGTCAAACCTAGTTTAACTTGTTTTAATTTTCGACTATATATTGACCAAACTACCCATCTAATTTCGTACTATGTCGTAATAATGTTGTTTGGAGTAGTAGTTTGTAGCCGGAGCAATCCATCCGAGTGCTATGTCGTAGTCTGACTTCTGTATTCCACTTGTTAACTTGTCAGTTGTCGATACTGGCTAACATAACACCTGCACGCGGCGGCTCTTGTGCGCCTCCCATTTCATTTCATATACCATGTGTCTTTTTCACCATAATTGATTtgaatttataaatattatgcTAGTAGTACAAAAGATATACTCCGTATCTTGCATTTGTAGGCTGACCAGGTGTCCGTTTGCGTAACTCGCAATTTTGGTAGCTGATGTTAAGGAGGTGTCAACAGCAAGCAAAAGCGTATATATAAATTAATACGCCACGTATGTTTGCGCCTTATGCACGTGTCGACCCGGtggcttgcattgcattttctAGATAAAACAAATGTGTTTACTTGTCCGTTGCACCGAGCAGGCGCTTACAGATATGGTGCCATGGAGCACAGCTACAATAattcggatgtttgatgctaattaggagtattaaatatagattaattataaaactaattgcacagatggagtctaattcacaagacgaatctattaagcctaattagtccataatttgacaatgtggtgctacagtaaccatttgctaatgatggattaattaggcttaatagattcgtctcgcgaattagcacaggggttctacaattagttttataattagctcatgtttagtcctcctaattagcatccaaacatccgatgtgacactgctaaagtttagcacctagtattcaaacatccccATGGTCAGCTTTGAAAAAATATGGTTGTAGGGTGTGTCTGGCCACGCTATGCAGGCCCGCGCCACAACCTGTGGCGGGCTTTCCAGGTGCCACAGCCTGCCGTAGCAAATGCTattaaggcctggtttggttcggttgcttccgtcacatcaaatgtttagatactaattaggagtattaaacgtagactatttacaaaatacattacataagcggaggctaaacggcgagacgaatctattaagcctaattagtccatgatttgataatatgttgctacagtaaacatttgctaatgatggattaattaggcttaataggttcgtctcgccgtttagcctccacttatgtaatgggttttgtaaatagcctacgtttaatactcctaattagtatctaaacatttgatgtgacacttgctaaaaataagcaaagggaaccagaCGCCCCCTAACTGTAGTACGACATATTGTGCTGTGGCACGGGTACCTAGGTGTGGCGTGCTGTGGATGGCAACAAGCAGCCTATAGTCTGAACAGTCTCAAAGTATAATAGGTGCCTACCTAAACTGTAAGTTGACATATTTTCCTTctattctaaattgtaggtcgttttagcaatttctatgtgcatatatatctatagaaaaactaaaacgatcgACAACGGAGTGAGTACATAAGGAACAGATATCTACGGCATGAGCAGACACGCGTGCTGAGTTGTCTCGTGGATCCTAGCTTGTCATCAATCCATTACTTTGTTTTCTTTATTCACTGATACATTCTTTATTTCCTCTAGATATATGACGTTTAAGACAACCTATTGTTAAACTAATTTGTCTGTTCTAAACACATCCTGCCTCAGGCGCACTTGGAGCTAATATATTTTAAATTGTTGCGTAAGCTTGTCACGTGACATATGCACTTTTCTTCAATAGTTTGTACGACTTGATCCTACCGACTCTTGTTATATTGTTCACTCTGTCCTAAATTACTAGGAAAATTAtgttaaaaaagttaaaacgaatagtGTAAAAATTATCGATACCCTAGTAGGCCTGTCCCACCTGTGTGCCGGGAGAATCATCTCGCTCAAGAAAGGAAAACGGAGCAAAGTGTGAATGCAAGAAAAACGCGTGACTATTAATTTGAGCTTCTACAACAATCGATCGTTGACGCTACAAAATTGTCGTATAGTATTGCGCTTGCTTGCGTTATTGtattctctcctccctctccttccatcCAAAGTCAAAAGCATCCACGGCATACCGTACTTGATACTGGTGGGCCCCTCAGCATAGCAGTGATTGCTTTTTACACTGTTACTTGGATCGTGACACGCGTCTACGCGGTTCGTCGGGCGTTGCAGACGCGCCTTTTGATGATGGACGAATTCGATCTGGCAGGATACATAATGCCAAAATATTAGCCCTTTGCGTCTCTGACAACACGTACTGCAACTGCCCTTGGTGATTAGCTACGTCACATGAGCTGTAGTCCGTTTTTTCAAGTTCGTTTTGAATTTATTAGATTAGTAAATTTTATTATACATTTAGAGGtacatatatctagatgcataataatttagaaaagttaaaataatttataatttgaaatggagttAATGTCAAGCATGTACACGTGGCAGGCCACTGACGAGCTAATTAGCTTTGTACCGAATGAGATACAAATCTACAATCCTACAAGGCTACAAGCATATAGCACGCTAGTACGCTACGACTTGGCTTGTTTTCTAGGCCACGAGAAGATGCAATCACAAGAAATGATACATAACACATGTCAAATGAGCTATGTATGCAAATCATCACGCCCCTCCAAGTGAAATAaactaaaaaaagaaagagggttTAAAGAAGAATATATCCTCAAAGGTGGAGTTCTCACTGTCATTTTGGATTCCACTAGGAACACCAATAAAAAGGGTCCATCTTTTGATTACTTCTAAATTCCAGTATAATGTATTTCACCAACTTGCTCCATCGAACATGAATCTCTTTGTCAACTAGCTTATCCAGCTATTGTTATTATCCCAGACTCAGAGATGGCGCTGAGAAGACAAAAGCAACATGATAATGGCGCATTAAACAAGTACTAGTGGCACTAATTCGCACGGGCGTTGAGTGTGACTGATGTGACACGTACGGTAGGAAGCTCGAAAAGGAACATGTAGGTAGGATAGAGTAATAAGCAGTGTAAAGAGTAGCATCAAAAGAAAACCAACAGAACCAGCAcgttcattataaaaaatagtttCATAATATGCTCTTTCCATTTAATATATTATTATATTTGTTTTGAAAATATTACATATACTTACTGATACTGTTAGTCAGAGACCTTCTAGGTAAGTTATATTTTTCGACTAAAAGACTGTCGAGCTGAGTTGTTAATTAGGAAGTAGCTAGACATGTTTAGATCAATTAGAATTAAAATTAACTAGATAGCTTTTTAATCTTACTTTGAAGTGCAATTATATTTTTACTCTCGTTCttttaactttgtgattttgatcTTAACTATTCAGAAGTCAATGCGATTTTGTTCTTGATCTTTGCGTATTTGCCCATGTTTTGTCTATTGATTAAGGGCAAAATTGCATTGGCTTGTGAATAGTGAGGGCAAATTCACTAAgttgaaaaaataagaaaaaaattacaattaTACTCCAAAGCAGGGGTAAGAACTGGGTGAGTGGATTCCTAATATCCGCCGATGGATGATTGTGGCTTCCATATTTTGAGCaatcaactactccctccgttccaaattatatgcCGTTTTGATTGTCAtaggtattattatgcatttaaatatTCACTATATCTAGgcttataataatatttatgaacttagaaaagtcaaaacgatctacagtttggaacggagggaatactaGATAAGATAAGATTGGGCGGTTAGCGTTCATGGAAATCCCAATATCACCCGTGTCCCGTCCTCGCTTGGCGCTGCATAAACATGACGAGCCATGCAGATTGACCGCCTGCTGAGACCTCTTAGGCTAGTCCCAgggcaaggtttcattgcactgtttccaaggatgccacatcatcccatgaggtgtattctcatgaatgaaacagggagtcccagtgcacagtttcatttcacgatttcataggatgcccatgatatttaattgtgaggcatgtgattggatatggttagatgaaatgaaactctatagcccccaatgcaagtgtCAATAgttttcatagtcttggaaacagtgtatacacagtttcatcctgatgaaactccttccctctctcacttcataattatcatgccatgtcatcacatatgttgatgtgtcaccgtatttaatatGCACGAAATATCTATGAAACTCTTACTGGGATTAgccttaaaaaaataaaataaaaagctGGTCAGCGCGTGAAAGCCCCGGAGCCGGTCTTCCCTGAAACCGCGGTTTCCACTGTGCGTCTGTGCGTATCATCGCTCTCATCCATCAATCAATGATCCGATTCCCCAACCTCCCCGGCGACAACTCCGCCGAGATCCCATCCATTCcatctcccaaaaaaaaaacaaagcgaATTTCCCCAGCCGCATCGCGGAAAGCAACACGGGCACACGTAGCAGTGCCGCAACGTGCAGTAGCAACAGTGCTCCCCGCGGGCCCCACACGATAACGCGCACCCGGGGACGCGACCGGCCCTTTCCTGCCGAGTTGACCGCCAAGCGCGCGCGCCCATCCGCGCCGTAGGTGCgccggtgggcggcgcggaTCGCCCTCTTCTCCTCGTCTCCTTCCTCCGTCCAcccccatccatctcatctctcatccgcccggccccgccccgCACCCCACGCCTCCCTCCTGTATAAATGAGCAGCCAAGCCACAGCTCTGGCCAAGACAACCAGCTCGGACTCCATAGCTCAGTTTATCAGACGCTGCGCATCCTGTCTCGAGACTCGAGGCTGTGAGCCGGCCGGAGGAGCAGCGAACTGAGCTGAGGAGACACTGAACCCGTCGAGATCGAGATGAAGAGCCGGAGGCAGAGCAGCGGGGGCAGCTCGGCTGGCGCCACGGCCGCGGGGGAGGGGAACACgcacagcagcggcggcggcggggggtgcaAGCTGGAGAGGAAGGACGTGGAGAAGAACCGGCGGCTGCACATGAAGGGCCTCTGCCTCAAGCTCTCCTCCCTCATCCCGCCCGCCGCCAGGCACGCCTCCCTGCTCTCGGAGGCGGCCGCATCGGCGTCCAATCCCAACAAGGTAAATTAACCCCCTCGCTCCTCCTCTTTAATCCGATACAGCAGATTTAATGAGTCAATGGCGTCCTCGATTCATCCCGAAACACGACGTGTGCTGCGTCCGTGTCCAGATTTAGAACTAGTTTGATGTCCCAAAACGCATTATATTagccaaaaatgaaaaaaaaatggagaagaacaagaagccAACTGAACAGTACTAAATCTGTGTTAAAAATAGTAACAAGGACAAACAAAAATCACTGAAGCGTGGTGTACATCAATTGCTGACAGCTAACAGGGTTAGAGAACGAGTGCACAGTAAAACGTCCTCGTTCACCTCAAGTCCACTGGGTCAGTTAAAATTCTCGTCATGTCGCATTCGGTGCCCCCCTGAAGACTGGAGCTTACCACGGGTTGTTTAAATTCTCTTAATAGCAATCGGATGCTTCAACTTTCAACTGCTAATTAAGTCCATCCGCTATTACCTATTTGTATCAATCTTCATaggtggaaaaaaaaaagagacaaagcCATTCGTGTTTGTAACTGCAAAAGTAAGCCaagaattgatttttttttggcggAGAGTAGAAAACACTTATTACATCAAATCATAGCCTACGTGTGTAAAACAAAAAGGGTATGAAAAGGGGCCGATGCTCATTGTTTGAGTACAGATAAAGCAGCAGTGCTGGTTCAGTGAGTGATCGCCACACCGATTCGATTTGATTGGATCTGATTGGATCAGTGGAGCTGTCCGCTCCTTTCTGTGATTCCTGCCCCCTCCCGGACAGGCCCGGGCATCGCATCGAGCCAAAGCCCGAGCCACCGGGGCAGTCACGTTTTCTTCTGAAAAACGCACAGAAGAACGCTAGCCTAGCCCCACCCACGTCCAACGCTGAGCTCTCTGTTCGTTCACCCACGTGCCAAACTGCCATGGATTCAATCCGATCCATTGGcgtctcctccccctcctcctcgctgTCGCCGCCACGAGGGGCGGGGCCCGCCCATCGGTGGCCTGCCCGTGACAGCGACGCGGTTGCTCCGGGGTCACACGTCACGTCTCAGTGGTTTATAGGCACGTGCTGGGTTCCGACGAACTCGTGGGCAATACAAAGCTGCTATCACCAGATTCTTCGATCGGATAATACCCCACTCCACTGATTATTGTAGTGAGTGCTACTACATCACAAATAAAACGGATTCTTTTTTAACGATCCTTCAGCCGGCAAAAGGGCTTGGGCTCAACCCCACCACAGATCACTTTTGTCTGTGCCTCCTCCGTGCTCTGCTCTGTTCTGCTCTTCTCAACTCCCCAATAATTCAGAGTTTCCAAGCTCGCCAAGCCACCTACCCATCATGCGATTGGGACGCTTTCTTAATGAGTGCCAACGTGCCATGTGCGCAAGGGAAAACTACAGTCGCCGTCGGATGAGCTGTAGCTGGACgctgacgcggcggctgcttcTATAGTTTAGCACCCGCACCACATGCTCCATTGCTGGGGCAAAAATGGAAACAGAAAATTAGTGGAGTACATCCGTTTACCGGCAGTTTTTTAATTTTACCCGATTTTCGCAAGGGTGAATGGATCGTTGTCACTGACGGTAATGTATGTTGGGTTTGTCGCAGGACACGGTGACGCAGCTGGATCAGCTGGACAGCGCGGCGGCGTACATCAAGCTGCTCAAGGAGCGGATCGAGGCGCTGAAGCGTAGGAaggagggccgcggcggcggcaaagggggcgccggcgctgccgccgcgcctgtggggggcggtgccggcggcgtgCGGATGCCGGTGATCGAGGTGCGGTACCAGGACGGGACGCTGGACGTGGTGCTCATCAGCGAGGCCGAGCGGCCGTTCAAGCTGCACGAGGTGATCACGGTGCTGGAGCAGGAGGGCGCCGAGGTCGTCAGCGCCAGCTTCTCCGTCGTCGGGGACAAAATCTTCTACACCGTCCACTCGCAGGCGCTCAGTCCGCGGATCGGGCTCGACGCCGCCAGGGTCTCCGAGAGGCTGCAGGACCTGCTGCTCCTCGTCTGATGATGAATGACCTCAGGATCAGCGACAGTACTAAGGAAGACTGTATTAGAGTAGTAGGCGAGGTCAGGACGGACGGAGTGCGAGGTAGCAGAGGGAACCATAAACCGGCTGATCCATGGAAAGGGAAGCTTGGTTTCTTTGCAGTTGTGCATATGTAGGAGCAAGCAAGCAGACTgctttttgttttttggtttTTTCAGCTCTTAGAAACGGCCGGTGCTCTACTACAGTGCATGCAGCATGCATCTTGGCTCTGTTCTGGGGctgtttcaggctttcagcttCCTGGACTACTGATACTTACCATGGAATTGGATGCCCTGCATGTTGCAGCATTTTCTGGAGCTAATGTAATGTAACACAAGCTTGAGCTCGTTTGGGCCCGTGACCGTGCTGCCGAACTAGACGAGTTCAGATGTTTGAAATCATGAGTGCATATCATGTGAGACGATTCTGATGAAGAAATTGTGAGTGCAGATCATACATTCCACGGATCGGCGCTCGACCTCGTTCATCGAAAAGGGGTTCCGTGCTGATTAATGTAATAAGTCTGGAACCGTAGCAACGAGTcagtgggcctgttcgcttcagcttattcagccggcttatcagccaccaaacagtgttttcctctcacaacaaatcagccgtttcagcttttcagccggcttataagctgaagcgaacaggcccagtgACCCCTGCCTGTATTTTGGGTCGGTAGCCGCCGTAGCTTCCTTTACCTGATCGAGAGGGACAGGACAAAACTTTCATGATTGAGCTTACACACTTGTCTTTTCCTTGGGTAATCAGCTGCCTAACCATCATCACAACGCGTGCAGTTGTTTCACGCTTTCACTTTCACTAACATTTTCCAAATTAAACGCATATTttatacttttttaaaaaagcttCCAAGCATTTTTTGTGTACCCACGTGCTGCTTAGTTCGTCGTCTTCACGCAGCGGTAGGTCGTCGCCTGGCCGGTGGACCTTTTTGCAGCCGCCGTGCACGAGCAGGAAACCGAGCTACCCGCCGTGTCCCATCCCTAGTATCTCTCTCTTCTCAGGCAGTCTTGTTTCTTGTGTATATAAGTTAAGTTAATAACCACGTGCCTGATGTGCTaatctattttattttatttatttttgtgcCAAAGGCGCCTGATGTGCTAATAATAAACAACAATACCTGATACATATAGTGTGAACTCTTGAAAACAATAATCGACTTTGCTACTTGCATAACTTCGTTCGCTTTCTTTAGACGAATTTTGTCATGTTtgggtggagccacggagggaGGCAGGGAGCGATAGAGATAGGGGAATGGAGCAAATGTTGTGAAGACCACGAGCACAGAAACGAACGATGTGTTGACTTTCTGTCCTCCAAATGTCTATAGGCCGAGATTGGGCTTACAAACTCCGAGCTCCAAAGGTTAAATaaacttagggtgtgtttggaatGGAGGATTTTCATAGGAAAACAGAGGAATGCATTCCTTAGAAAAGTTTTGTCATTTTGctgtttggaatggaggaaagTTGGTTCACATTCCAAAGGAAAGGCTCTTGTTCCTCCACAAAACGTAGGGAAAAAAGTATCCACCAGAACCTAAAGGAAAATTTCCTGTGAGTGATTCGTTGTGCTGGCGCTGCCTGCAACTTGCTAGAAGCTGTCATTGCTGCATCCAACGCTTTCACAATTGtgattatcaaaaaaaaaaaaatacttcacGTACTATTGTTGCCAAAGTCTTTGGCTTAAGGCTAGCATTCTCTTGTCATTGCTTCTATGGTCAAGTGAATAGCGTGTGCGAGCTGTAGAAACAGAAAATGATGGGGATGGAGGATTAAGAAAGAAACGATAGGAAGAGAGGGAAAAAAGAGGAAGGAACTAGAATCTCAATCAACGTGGAAATCTAGCTTAATTAAAATGGATATGGTGGGATTTTGTTTCATGAGCACTGATAGGGTCTTATTATATTTTCCTGCGATCCAAATAGCGTAAAGTTTCCATTCCTATGTTTTGACATCctgtaattttttatttttcaccaCATCATGTTCGTACATTTTCTCCCATTCCTCTATTTTGCATTCCTGCATTCCAAACAGATCCTTATACGAACGTTGTTTGGCCCAACTAGAGGAAGATGTAAGCAAGAGAAAAGGGGCCAAAAGCCcatatccaaaaaaaaatcttgagagTAAAACGAAGTTGTTTGTGTAAGCTCGGCTCACACACCCAACTCAGCCCAACCCAGCCCACCCTTGCAAACAAGGGGTGTACTGACTGGAACGTGTAGCCCAGCATGGAGGAGGAAATGGTAAGCTGGTGACCAGCCAGACCAGCCAGACAGACAGACCGGGGCAGCGCGTAGTCACGCTCACGCTCAGGCCCAGTTGACGTGACTGGACGCGGCCCGCAAATCAAAGCCTCGCTTCCtcgaaaaaaacaaaacaaaaaaacaaagccTCGCTGCAgattgcacttttttttttggaaaaaaccCAGTTTGCACTTCCAATCTCCCATTTCAGTATCATCAAATTACACGCCAAGGCAATTTTGGTACATTTTGTTTGTCTCTATGCGCTTTGAATAGCGAATGGGTTATGACTCCTACCAATATGCAAATTATCGTTACACATGGATGATCGGATCCCATAACTTCCAATCATGGAGCCATGATGTGTGATGACAACAAACGCTCCAGCATGGAGCCACAATTGTTGATGGGAAAATAGAACTCACGTAAGCAAATCTATTACGAGTGCATAGTAGGTGACTTAAGCCATGTGAGCGTGGGTAAGGAAGAACTCGTTTGGTGAGGGAGAGTCATACAATGGGCccgttcgcttcaacttataagccggctgaaaagctgaaacagctgatttgttgtgagaggaaaatactgtttggtgactgataagccgactgaataagctgaagtgaacaggTCCAATAACGTTATACTGTGCATGGTAGCCATCAATGATAGTAGCTCATATCCCCTTCATATAACACGTGTTGTCCCATCTCTTTCACTAACAGTTGCTTTTGGCTATCCGTTACAATGTAAGGAGTCAAACAAGAACAACTTCTTGTTACTTGGTTTACGTTATCAGAATTTTGTATTATTTTTTCATCACTTTATCCAGTTGTTTTTTGAGGACACCTATATTTCTGTCCGACGTGGCTCCCTATGAGAACTAAAACTGTCTGACGTGGCGTGGGTAGCTTCGTCATTTCGCAAAAGCAAAAATGCAACAgcaggcagcggcggggcggcgccccTACCCAACCCAGCCCCGTTTCTGGACCGCTCCTCCACTCAACCCCAGTCGACCGTTGGGCTCGCCAACGTTCCAAATGTCACGTGATCTCCCCCTTTCCCACCTCCTCTTCTCTCACCTCGCGCTCCTCCCCCCCTCCTCGTAGATTACCGTTGGGGCGAGTGCGGCGCAACCAAACCCAGCTGCTAAACCCGCGACAGGACAAACAGCTCAAAGTTCATCTCGCCCAGCTTGATCGCACTTAACCCACCACTCGCTCGCGCCTGGGATTTTCTTGGAGATCGATCGGTCGATTGCTTGCCGTCAGCCACCGGGAGAGCGCTCCCTTCTTGTCTTTCCCACGCCCCAGGTAAGCTCAATCTCTCCTCGCTGCTTTCGGATCGCTTCTCAGTTCCGTCGGTCCGATTCTTGGGGTTTGTCTTTCATAATTCCTTGCCTGGGTTCTTCTTGATTCCAAAGATTGATTCTGTTCTGGCAGATTTCCTTGAGTCGAATTCTCGCGATTCTAGTTCTTTCGGTGCAAAATTGGCTCCGATTCGATCGGGCAGTTCCGTTTGATCTACGATACCTCAAAACTGATTCTCTTGCTCTTGTTTGTGGCAATGGGGAAAAAATCCCCCTGTTCGATTTCGCCAAGAACAGCGTTCGCGTGGGGAATTCTTTTTGCAATCAACTGAAACTAGATGTGCTGTGATTCTAATTTCTCTCTCGAGTTCTGAATAATCGATCTCCACCACCAGGTTGAGACTGCCGGCCGCGGATCAAAAGTTCAAACATGACGACGCTGTCTTCCGGCGTCCTCCTCAAGCT encodes the following:
- the LOC117858911 gene encoding transcription factor bHLH168; this translates as MKSRRQSSGGSSAGATAAGEGNTHSSGGGGGCKLERKDVEKNRRLHMKGLCLKLSSLIPPAARHASLLSEAAASASNPNKDTVTQLDQLDSAAAYIKLLKERIEALKRRKEGRGGGKGGAGAAAAPVGGGAGGVRMPVIEVRYQDGTLDVVLISEAERPFKLHEVITVLEQEGAEVVSASFSVVGDKIFYTVHSQALSPRIGLDAARVSERLQDLLLLV